One Acidobacteriaceae bacterium genomic region harbors:
- a CDS encoding DUF4129 domain-containing protein: MQRRCNRRNQALYWAQGLLLLAMLGGCAGAAIAQTLVVPVHKDAVAANTRPLTGPQQAEFARAQSAARKILARAEFQRPEPTWWDRFKAKINEILVRFFLGVDRMTTQSPWVGRVLEWLLFVVAAVGVLVWVLRTVQRQRLRVALGGQAAQAMSRNRETENWRELAELEASKGAWREAIHALYWAAIVHLEQRRAWRHNESRTPREYVRLLKTGSEEQRELRTLTNSLEESWYGHREPNEREFGAARESFDRLMANSPQHGAPAGGQA, encoded by the coding sequence ATGCAGCGGCGCTGTAACCGTCGAAACCAGGCACTGTATTGGGCGCAGGGGCTTCTGCTCCTGGCGATGCTGGGCGGTTGTGCGGGCGCAGCGATTGCACAGACACTTGTCGTGCCGGTTCACAAGGATGCGGTCGCGGCGAACACGCGGCCTCTGACTGGACCGCAACAGGCGGAGTTCGCACGGGCGCAATCTGCCGCGCGGAAGATACTCGCGCGCGCGGAGTTTCAGCGGCCCGAGCCCACGTGGTGGGATCGATTCAAGGCGAAGATCAATGAGATCCTTGTGCGGTTCTTTCTCGGCGTGGACCGGATGACCACGCAGTCGCCATGGGTGGGGCGGGTGTTGGAGTGGCTCCTGTTTGTTGTGGCGGCAGTCGGAGTTCTGGTGTGGGTGCTGCGGACGGTGCAGCGGCAGAGACTTCGCGTGGCGCTCGGTGGGCAGGCTGCGCAGGCGATGTCACGGAACCGCGAGACAGAAAACTGGCGCGAATTGGCTGAGCTCGAAGCATCGAAAGGCGCCTGGCGCGAGGCGATTCACGCGCTCTACTGGGCTGCGATCGTGCACCTGGAACAGCGGCGCGCGTGGAGGCACAACGAATCGCGCACTCCGCGCGAGTACGTTCGTCTGCTGAAGACAGGATCAGAGGAGCAGCGTGAACTGCGCACGCTCACCAACTCTTTGGAAGAGAGTTGGTATGGGCACCGCGAGCCGAATGAGCGGGAGTTTGGCGCGGCGCGCGAAAGCTTTGATCGACTGATGGCGAATTCACCACAACACGGCGCCCCCGCTGGAGGGCAAGCGTGA
- a CDS encoding Ig-like domain repeat protein: protein MPREDRAHHYGLPGSPARQRTRLRFSLLLLVLLAFAGFSSDTFAQSLSPGGPVDFGGVNLGTTSSVTTLTFFVPAGSPPVTVGPIIALTLGVSGKDFAASTSTCIGTLPASTACTITVTFTPAVLGLRTGELLVEDGSGNVTNRVPLRGAGLGPQMVVSPATAVAITSLTGISPATINPSSTVLDGAGNLYIDDALNGRILESTTSGSATLLGAVPASTTSAPFSSIAIAGDGTLYISSPNTGAVYKIPVSGSPTAISTPGVTLLQPAGLALDGFGYLYVADAGANKIIRIDTENGNAAAAITLTGLSTPLSSPEGLTIDDSDNLYVADANNNRIVEISLHSYAATVLPLSGLTLSAPAAVAANAAGGLTVADTGNKRLVELPVTGAPYAITLLGATLTTPAGVMLLPTGDLLVSDTVAGLVQVTRSASSLTFATPTLVGSVDTADGDLALNVENTGTYLLNVAGNDFPSISNNAFFADTTGTCPNTTNGTNGTQVLVGEACTLEIGFKPTIAGINTGTLNVSASGNGNVTANVNLTGTGYHVLDHFTVVIAPSTVTPGQATTLTITAINNDGTIDTTYTGTINLSCTDPACKLPFASYTFTAANNGVLTVSSTAANALNFNTLGTWTVTVTDTTFTPGQTYTGTSNPVTVITTPAVSLTSSVNPVNLGANTTLTATVSSAYGTPTGTVTFMDGGTVLGTGTLNSSGVATLTVSFSTAGTHPLTVSYPGAGFFQAANSAVLNQVVQTFGTTLGLTSSVNPVIINANTVLTATASSTSGTPTGTITFLDGTTVLGTAPLNASGVATLTVSFSTTGTHPITATYPATGPYLAATSSVLNETVQTLTTTVGLTSSVNPVIVNANTVLSATVSSTSGTPTGTITFLDGTTVLGTAPLNASGVATLTVSFSTSGTHPITATYPATSPYQAATSSVLNETVQTLTTTVGLTSSVNPVNVNSNTVLTATASSTTGTPTGAITFLDGTTVLGTAPLNASGVATLTASFAAPGTHPLTASYAGTSPYGAATSAVVNENVQNFSTTAALTSSVNPVLISSSTALTATISSSAGTPTGTVTFYDGTKAIGTATLNTSGAATLNVTFSTNGQHILTASYAGNGLYQPITTTPLTQVVEDFSLALATGSQNSATIILGASTQYNLVVSPIGANSLAAPVALSVTGLPSGGSGTFNPSSVAGGAGITPVVLTVTAPPLTGSLRRPVNPASPSLRHEAPAFVAFLLLPTGFLLRRRRTVIRLLLIFVGLAAVSTGLSGCLQDQATGYYGNDPQTYTVTVTGTAGTLTHTVQVTLTVD from the coding sequence ATGCCGCGCGAAGATCGCGCCCACCACTACGGGCTTCCAGGCTCGCCCGCCCGTCAACGCACCCGGCTTCGTTTCTCCCTGCTGCTCCTCGTTCTTCTCGCCTTTGCAGGATTCTCCTCAGACACCTTCGCCCAGTCGCTTTCCCCCGGCGGCCCCGTCGACTTCGGCGGCGTAAACCTCGGCACGACCTCCAGCGTCACCACCCTTACCTTTTTCGTTCCGGCCGGCAGCCCTCCCGTTACCGTCGGTCCCATCATCGCGCTCACTCTCGGCGTTTCGGGCAAGGACTTCGCAGCCTCCACTTCGACCTGCATCGGAACTCTCCCGGCCTCGACGGCCTGCACCATCACCGTCACCTTCACGCCCGCCGTCCTCGGTCTTCGCACAGGCGAACTCCTCGTCGAGGACGGAAGCGGCAACGTTACCAATCGCGTTCCGCTGCGCGGCGCAGGCCTCGGCCCGCAAATGGTGGTCTCCCCCGCCACCGCAGTCGCAATCACCTCGCTCACCGGCATCAGCCCGGCCACCATCAACCCCTCCTCCACGGTTCTCGACGGGGCCGGCAATCTCTACATCGACGACGCCCTGAACGGCCGCATCCTCGAGAGCACCACCTCCGGCAGCGCCACCCTGCTCGGCGCCGTTCCTGCCTCCACTACCTCCGCGCCGTTCTCGTCCATCGCCATCGCCGGCGACGGCACGCTCTACATCTCCTCGCCCAACACCGGCGCGGTCTACAAGATTCCTGTCAGCGGCTCGCCCACAGCCATCTCGACCCCTGGCGTCACGTTGCTCCAGCCCGCCGGCCTCGCGCTCGATGGCTTCGGCTATCTCTACGTCGCCGACGCCGGCGCAAACAAGATCATCCGAATCGACACCGAGAATGGCAACGCGGCCGCCGCGATCACACTTACCGGCCTCAGTACCCCGCTCTCAAGCCCCGAGGGCCTCACTATCGACGACTCCGACAATCTCTACGTCGCCGACGCAAACAACAACCGCATCGTTGAGATCAGTCTTCATTCCTACGCGGCCACCGTGCTGCCGCTCTCCGGCCTTACGCTCTCCGCCCCCGCGGCAGTCGCCGCCAATGCCGCCGGCGGCCTCACCGTCGCGGACACCGGCAACAAGCGCCTCGTCGAGCTCCCGGTTACTGGAGCGCCGTACGCCATCACCCTTCTCGGAGCCACCCTCACCACTCCCGCCGGCGTGATGCTCCTGCCCACCGGCGATCTACTCGTCTCGGACACCGTCGCGGGCCTCGTGCAGGTGACGCGCTCGGCATCCTCGCTCACTTTCGCAACCCCCACGCTCGTCGGCTCCGTCGATACCGCCGACGGCGATCTCGCGCTCAATGTGGAGAACACCGGCACCTATCTCCTGAACGTTGCCGGAAACGACTTCCCCAGCATCAGCAACAACGCCTTCTTCGCCGACACCACCGGCACCTGCCCTAACACAACCAACGGAACCAACGGCACTCAGGTTCTCGTCGGCGAGGCCTGCACGCTCGAGATCGGTTTCAAGCCCACCATTGCAGGCATCAATACCGGCACATTGAACGTCTCCGCCTCCGGCAATGGCAACGTCACCGCGAACGTCAATCTCACGGGCACTGGATATCATGTGCTCGACCACTTCACCGTCGTCATCGCGCCCTCCACGGTCACGCCGGGCCAGGCCACAACCCTCACCATCACAGCCATCAATAACGACGGCACGATCGACACCACCTACACGGGCACGATCAATCTCTCCTGCACCGACCCTGCCTGCAAACTCCCATTTGCTTCCTATACCTTCACCGCCGCCAACAACGGTGTCCTCACTGTTTCGTCCACCGCGGCAAACGCGCTGAACTTCAACACGCTCGGTACCTGGACCGTCACTGTCACCGACACCACCTTCACCCCCGGCCAGACCTACACCGGCACCAGCAATCCGGTTACGGTCATCACCACTCCGGCCGTCTCACTCACAAGCTCCGTCAATCCCGTCAACCTCGGCGCGAACACGACGCTGACTGCAACCGTCAGCTCTGCCTACGGCACGCCCACCGGCACCGTTACCTTCATGGACGGCGGCACAGTCCTCGGCACCGGCACCCTCAACTCCAGCGGCGTCGCCACGCTAACCGTCTCGTTCTCCACCGCGGGAACGCACCCGCTCACCGTCAGCTATCCCGGCGCCGGTTTCTTCCAGGCCGCAAACTCCGCCGTGCTCAATCAGGTCGTTCAGACGTTCGGCACCACGCTCGGACTCACCAGCTCGGTCAACCCGGTCATCATCAACGCGAACACAGTCCTTACCGCAACCGCATCCTCGACCTCGGGCACGCCCACCGGCACCATCACCTTCCTTGACGGCACGACGGTCCTGGGCACCGCCCCGCTGAATGCCAGCGGTGTCGCGACCCTCACGGTTTCGTTCTCTACCACCGGCACGCATCCCATTACGGCGACGTATCCCGCCACCGGCCCCTATCTGGCAGCGACCTCCTCGGTGCTCAACGAAACCGTCCAGACCCTCACCACCACCGTCGGTCTCACAAGCTCCGTCAACCCGGTCATCGTCAACGCGAACACCGTCCTCAGCGCAACCGTATCCTCGACCTCGGGCACGCCAACTGGCACCATCACCTTCCTCGACGGCACGACGGTCCTGGGCACCGCACCGCTGAATGCAAGCGGCGTTGCGACCCTCACGGTTTCGTTCTCCACCTCCGGCACGCATCCCATCACGGCGACTTATCCGGCCACCAGCCCGTATCAGGCAGCGACCTCATCGGTACTCAACGAGACCGTTCAGACCCTCACCACCACCGTCGGTCTCACCAGCTCCGTCAACCCGGTGAACGTCAACTCGAACACCGTCCTCACCGCAACCGCGAGCTCGACCACTGGCACACCCACCGGCGCCATCACCTTCCTCGATGGCACCACTGTCCTCGGCACGGCCCCGCTGAACGCGAGCGGCGTCGCCACGCTAACCGCCTCGTTCGCTGCGCCCGGCACCCACCCGCTCACGGCAAGCTACGCGGGTACCAGCCCCTACGGTGCCGCGACATCGGCAGTTGTCAACGAGAACGTACAGAACTTCTCGACCACTGCAGCGCTGACCAGTTCCGTCAATCCAGTTCTCATCTCCAGCTCCACGGCGCTTACCGCCACGATCTCCTCCTCGGCCGGCACGCCGACCGGCACCGTCACCTTCTACGACGGCACGAAAGCCATTGGCACCGCCACGCTGAACACCAGCGGCGCCGCGACCCTCAACGTCACCTTCTCGACCAACGGCCAGCACATCCTCACCGCCAGCTACGCCGGCAACGGTCTCTATCAACCCATCACGACCACGCCCCTCACGCAGGTCGTTGAGGACTTCTCGTTAGCGTTGGCAACCGGCTCACAGAATTCCGCGACGATCATCCTCGGCGCCAGCACGCAGTACAACCTGGTCGTCTCGCCCATCGGCGCCAACTCACTCGCAGCTCCCGTTGCTCTTAGCGTGACCGGCCTCCCGAGCGGTGGCTCCGGCACCTTCAACCCCAGCAGCGTCGCTGGCGGTGCAGGAATCACTCCCGTCGTCCTCACCGTCACCGCTCCTCCGCTTACGGGTTCGCTGCGGCGGCCTGTGAACCCCGCAAGCCCCTCGTTGCGGCACGAAGCCCCAGCCTTCGTTGCGTTCCTGCTGCTGCCCACCGGCTTCCTCCTCCGCCGCCGTCGTACTGTCATCCGGCTGCTCCTCATCTTCGTTGGGCTCGCAGCCGTCAGCACTGGCCTCAGCGGCTGTCTGCAGGACCAGGCCACCGGCTACTACGGCAATGACCCCCAAACCTACACGGTCACCGTAACCGGAACCGCCGGCACACTCACCCACACCGTGCAGGTCACCCTCACTGTCGACTAA
- a CDS encoding ATP-binding protein, whose protein sequence is MTDQIPSARGDSSSSSQAAEHLRLLVETGLLLGREESLEHIVQAALDAGLKLCGASFGAFFYNSIGDDGSPYQLYKVSGVDPSAFSRFPMPRPTAVFAETMVHGRILRSGDITHDPRYGHNEPFRGMPPGHLPVRSYLSVPIMGRSGEILGSMFYGHPEPNVFTIESESLVATVAAQAAVAIENARLHENLTTEIAIADAARQLQRETSERLEQVFDAMADGVALMNRDWVFTYLNRAGLAIIGRDLPVVGRSYTEVFPGSAGEAFRARYAEAMDGRHVEFVDYYAPLDLWVSLRVFPTPEGIAIFFQDVTQQRRAELALAESTRRLRQALDAGALGTWTWDVATDSLDLDERAAELLFSQPHTPIRRSELRRRIVHSDDLPNTPTNLREAVLNGGVYSNEYRAEGPDKTQRWIAARGLATFNGAQEFTGMIGTVQDVTGRKTQEATLRQSEKLAATGRLAATIAHEINNPLEAVTNLIYICKTDPTVPGPIQRLLESADDELARVTQIAQQTLGFYRDTTRPGQIDFSALLHGIVELFSRKLHFKRLACRTYIQPGLRLYGLQGEIRQVFSNLLVNAIDASEDTELVIRARAGVAGDRPGVSCVIADRGIGIPPAVRERLFSPFITSKHSLGTGLGLWVTRGIIEKHGGSIAYRTRTDPPTGTVFRVFLPSEVPNPDVFNSPLQQFLQ, encoded by the coding sequence ATGACGGATCAGATCCCATCAGCACGAGGCGATTCATCCTCGTCTTCGCAGGCCGCTGAGCACCTCCGCCTGCTCGTTGAGACCGGCCTTCTCCTCGGCCGGGAGGAGTCCCTTGAACATATCGTTCAGGCCGCTCTTGACGCCGGTCTGAAGCTCTGCGGCGCCTCCTTCGGAGCCTTCTTCTACAACAGCATCGGCGATGACGGCAGCCCTTATCAGCTCTACAAAGTCTCCGGCGTAGACCCTTCCGCCTTCTCCCGCTTTCCAATGCCGCGGCCGACCGCGGTCTTTGCCGAAACCATGGTGCACGGCAGAATCCTCCGCTCTGGCGACATCACCCACGACCCCAGATACGGACACAACGAGCCATTCCGCGGCATGCCGCCCGGACACCTTCCCGTCCGCAGCTATCTCTCCGTTCCGATCATGGGACGCTCCGGCGAGATCCTCGGCTCGATGTTCTACGGCCACCCGGAACCGAACGTCTTCACCATCGAGAGCGAGTCCCTGGTAGCCACCGTCGCCGCACAAGCCGCCGTCGCAATCGAGAACGCCCGCCTCCACGAGAATCTGACCACCGAAATCGCAATCGCCGACGCTGCCCGCCAGCTCCAGCGCGAAACCTCCGAGCGCCTCGAGCAGGTCTTCGATGCCATGGCCGACGGCGTCGCGCTCATGAATCGCGACTGGGTCTTCACCTATCTGAACCGCGCCGGGCTGGCCATCATCGGCCGCGATCTTCCCGTCGTCGGTCGCAGCTACACCGAAGTCTTTCCTGGCTCCGCCGGAGAAGCCTTCCGCGCCCGCTATGCCGAAGCGATGGACGGCCGGCATGTCGAGTTCGTCGACTACTACGCTCCCCTCGATCTCTGGGTCTCCCTCCGCGTCTTTCCCACGCCCGAAGGCATCGCCATCTTCTTTCAGGACGTCACCCAGCAACGCCGCGCCGAGCTCGCTCTCGCCGAATCCACGCGCCGCCTCCGTCAGGCTCTCGACGCCGGCGCCCTCGGCACCTGGACTTGGGACGTCGCCACCGACTCGCTCGACCTCGACGAACGCGCTGCCGAGTTGCTCTTCTCCCAGCCGCACACCCCCATCCGCCGCTCTGAGCTCCGCCGCCGCATCGTCCATTCCGACGACCTGCCCAACACCCCGACGAATCTCCGCGAGGCGGTCCTTAATGGCGGCGTCTATAGCAACGAATATCGAGCCGAAGGCCCGGACAAGACTCAGCGCTGGATCGCCGCACGCGGCCTCGCCACCTTCAATGGGGCGCAGGAGTTCACCGGCATGATCGGCACCGTGCAGGACGTCACCGGCCGCAAAACCCAGGAAGCCACTCTCCGCCAATCCGAGAAGCTTGCTGCTACCGGCCGCCTTGCCGCCACCATTGCGCATGAGATCAACAACCCCCTTGAGGCCGTCACCAACCTCATCTACATCTGCAAAACCGACCCCACCGTTCCCGGGCCCATCCAGCGGCTGCTCGAGAGTGCCGACGACGAGCTGGCCCGCGTCACCCAGATCGCGCAGCAGACTCTCGGCTTCTATCGCGACACCACCCGCCCCGGCCAAATCGATTTCAGTGCCTTGCTACACGGCATCGTCGAGCTCTTTTCCCGAAAGCTCCACTTCAAACGCCTCGCCTGTCGCACCTACATCCAACCCGGCCTCCGCCTCTATGGCCTTCAGGGAGAGATCCGCCAGGTCTTCTCCAATCTGCTCGTCAATGCCATCGACGCCTCTGAAGACACTGAGCTCGTCATCCGCGCCCGCGCAGGCGTAGCTGGCGACCGCCCCGGCGTCTCCTGTGTCATTGCCGATCGCGGCATCGGCATCCCACCCGCCGTGCGCGAGCGGCTCTTTTCCCCATTTATCACATCCAAACATTCGCTCGGCACCGGCCTCGGCCTCTGGGTCACTCGCGGCATCATCGAGAAGCACGGCGGCTCGATAGCCTACCGCACCCGCACCGACCCGCCCACCGGAACCGTCTTCCGCGTCTTTCTCCCTTCCGAAGTACCTAACCCCGACGTTTTCAACTCCCCTCTTCAGCAATTTCTCCAGTAG
- a CDS encoding response regulator: MNPFLLSSRSANDRFEPSASPDGEAQKHIPAPRILVVDDEKVIADTIVQILNRNGFIAEPAYGGQEAIDRAKRHCPDLVLSDVLMPKVDGVEAAIEIRKHCPETRIVLFSGQSATVEILARARERGHSFELLPKPIHPTELIKHLREM, translated from the coding sequence ATGAATCCATTTCTGCTCAGCAGTCGCTCTGCGAACGATCGCTTTGAACCCTCTGCTTCGCCTGACGGCGAGGCTCAGAAACACATCCCGGCGCCAAGAATTTTGGTTGTGGATGACGAAAAAGTCATTGCGGACACAATCGTCCAGATTCTGAACCGCAACGGCTTCATCGCCGAGCCCGCGTACGGCGGCCAGGAGGCCATCGACCGGGCGAAGCGCCACTGCCCGGACCTCGTCCTCTCTGACGTCCTCATGCCCAAGGTCGATGGCGTGGAAGCGGCCATCGAAATTCGCAAGCACTGTCCCGAAACGCGCATCGTCCTGTTCAGTGGACAGTCCGCGACTGTAGAGATCCTCGCGCGTGCCCGCGAGCGTGGCCACAGCTTCGAGCTCCTACCCAAACCCATCCATCCCACCGAGCTCATCAAGCACCTGCGCGAAATGTAA
- a CDS encoding alpha-amylase family protein, whose amino-acid sequence MINDLWYKNAVLYCLHVGSFMDTTGDGTGDFRGLMRRLDYLQGLGVTAIWLMPFQPSPMRDDGYDVADYYNVDPRFGTLGDFVDFTHACDQRGMRVLIDLVVNHTSDQHPWFQSARSSPDSPFRDWYVWSKKKPRDAASGVVFPGVQKTTWSFDERARQYYFHRFYEFQPDLNTSNPEVQAEILKIMGFWMQLGVSGFRMDAVPFVIAEKGAGITKPVEQYDMLRTFAEFISWRKGSAIVLAEANVLPDTDMEYFGDEGERLQMMFNFQVNQHLFYALATTDTKPLIQSLISTSKRPATAQWGQFLRNHDELDLGRLKPAQRQACFAAFGPDKDMQLYKRGIRRRLAPMLRGDRRRLEMAYSLMLSLPGTPVIRYGDEIGMGDDLSLPERNACRTPMQWSRDPNGGFTTNPHPKNPVITGGTYGFEHINVADQRRDPNSFMNWMERMIRTRKETPEIGWGEFTVIPSRRDDVLILRYTWQENSVIVIHNFCADPVELRFRSSAGPTRNRAGKRAVQQLDLYLTNIISNDHSKADSAGRHLILLEPYGYRWFRAGGQDDLLHRTTA is encoded by the coding sequence ATGATTAACGACCTCTGGTACAAGAACGCAGTCCTCTACTGTCTGCACGTCGGCTCCTTCATGGACACAACCGGCGACGGCACCGGCGACTTCCGCGGCCTCATGCGACGCCTCGACTACCTCCAGGGCCTCGGCGTCACCGCCATCTGGCTCATGCCCTTCCAGCCCTCGCCCATGCGCGACGACGGCTACGACGTTGCCGACTACTACAACGTCGACCCGCGCTTCGGCACCCTCGGCGATTTCGTAGACTTCACCCACGCCTGCGATCAGCGCGGCATGCGCGTGCTCATCGACCTCGTCGTCAACCACACCTCCGACCAGCACCCCTGGTTTCAATCCGCCCGCAGCAGCCCCGACTCGCCCTTCCGCGACTGGTACGTCTGGTCGAAGAAGAAGCCGCGCGACGCAGCCAGTGGTGTCGTCTTCCCCGGCGTGCAAAAAACCACCTGGAGCTTCGACGAGAGAGCGCGCCAGTACTACTTCCACCGCTTCTACGAATTCCAGCCCGACCTCAACACCTCTAATCCCGAAGTCCAGGCCGAGATCCTCAAGATCATGGGCTTCTGGATGCAGCTCGGCGTCTCCGGCTTCCGCATGGACGCCGTCCCCTTCGTCATCGCCGAAAAAGGCGCTGGCATCACCAAGCCCGTCGAGCAGTACGACATGCTCCGCACCTTCGCCGAGTTCATCTCCTGGCGAAAAGGCTCCGCCATTGTCCTCGCCGAAGCCAACGTTCTCCCCGACACCGACATGGAATACTTCGGCGACGAAGGCGAACGCCTGCAGATGATGTTCAACTTCCAGGTCAACCAGCACCTCTTCTACGCGCTCGCGACTACGGACACAAAGCCACTCATCCAGAGCCTCATCTCCACATCAAAACGCCCTGCCACCGCACAGTGGGGACAGTTCCTCCGCAATCACGACGAGCTCGATCTCGGCCGCCTCAAGCCCGCACAACGACAGGCCTGCTTCGCCGCCTTCGGCCCTGACAAGGACATGCAGCTTTACAAACGCGGAATCCGCCGCCGTCTCGCGCCCATGCTGCGCGGCGACCGCCGCCGCCTCGAGATGGCCTACTCGCTCATGCTCTCGCTGCCCGGCACGCCCGTCATCCGCTACGGCGACGAAATCGGCATGGGCGACGACCTCTCGCTCCCCGAGCGCAACGCCTGCCGCACCCCGATGCAGTGGTCGCGCGACCCCAACGGCGGCTTCACCACCAACCCGCACCCGAAGAACCCCGTCATCACCGGCGGAACCTACGGCTTCGAGCACATCAACGTCGCCGACCAGCGCCGCGATCCCAACTCCTTCATGAATTGGATGGAGCGCATGATCCGCACGCGCAAAGAAACACCCGAGATCGGCTGGGGGGAATTCACCGTCATCCCCTCACGCCGTGACGACGTACTGATCCTCCGCTACACCTGGCAGGAAAACTCCGTCATCGTCATCCACAACTTCTGCGCCGATCCCGTCGAGCTCCGCTTCCGCTCCTCCGCCGGGCCCACGCGCAACAGGGCAGGGAAGCGCGCAGTGCAACAGCTTGACCTCTATCTCACCAACATCATCTCCAACGACCACAGCAAAGCAGACTCTGCCGGCCGCCATCTCATCCTGCTTGAGCCCTATGGCTACCGCTGGTTCCGGGCCGGTGGGCAGGATGATCTCCTCCACCGCACCACAGCCTGA
- a CDS encoding LLM class flavin-dependent oxidoreductase gives MRYGFWLPVFGGWLRNIDDEQMPATWDYVRDLCARAEALGYDLTLIAELNLNDIKGVEADSLDAMTTTAALAAVTRKLELMVAVRPTFHNPALLAKQAANIDRISGGRLTLNVVSSWWRDEATKYGIPFDEHDDRYARTSEWLDVLSGCWAEQGTTFSGRFYDVKDNILAPKPMPRRTYSRAPEGLTRPTLYAGGESETAKNLIAAKCDAYLMHGDDPNTIAAKVADMKQRRAQHPQLPPLIFGVTGYCIVRDSEAEANREVERITSQPDPAQSPAGFANFQQWITGSQLEKKLSLRDYSVSNRGLYSGLIGTPEHVRQRLADFEGAGCSLVLLQSSPQHDEMARFARQVMD, from the coding sequence ATGCGCTACGGCTTCTGGCTCCCCGTTTTCGGCGGTTGGCTCCGCAACATCGACGACGAACAAATGCCCGCCACCTGGGACTACGTGCGCGACCTCTGCGCGCGCGCTGAGGCTCTGGGCTACGACCTCACCCTCATCGCCGAGCTCAACCTGAATGACATCAAGGGCGTCGAAGCCGACTCGCTCGACGCGATGACCACCACCGCCGCGCTCGCCGCCGTCACCCGCAAGCTGGAGCTGATGGTCGCAGTCCGGCCAACGTTCCACAATCCCGCGCTGCTCGCCAAGCAGGCCGCCAACATCGATCGCATCAGCGGCGGCCGTCTCACCCTGAATGTCGTCAGCTCCTGGTGGCGCGACGAAGCCACCAAGTACGGCATCCCCTTTGACGAGCACGACGATCGCTACGCGCGCACCTCAGAGTGGCTGGATGTCCTCTCCGGTTGCTGGGCCGAACAGGGAACTACATTTTCCGGCCGCTTCTACGATGTTAAGGACAACATCCTCGCGCCGAAGCCCATGCCGCGCCGCACCTACTCGCGCGCCCCCGAGGGTCTCACTCGCCCGACACTTTACGCGGGCGGAGAATCCGAAACAGCCAAGAACCTCATCGCCGCCAAGTGCGACGCTTACCTCATGCACGGCGACGACCCCAACACCATTGCCGCGAAAGTCGCCGACATGAAGCAACGCCGCGCACAGCATCCGCAGCTTCCGCCGCTCATCTTCGGCGTCACGGGCTACTGCATCGTCCGCGACTCCGAGGCTGAAGCCAACAGGGAAGTGGAGCGCATCACCTCGCAGCCCGATCCCGCGCAATCCCCCGCGGGTTTCGCCAACTTTCAGCAGTGGATCACGGGATCGCAACTCGAAAAGAAGCTTTCGCTGCGCGACTACTCCGTCTCCAACCGTGGCCTCTACTCCGGCCTCATCGGAACGCCCGAGCACGTTCGGCAGCGTCTCGCGGACTTCGAAGGCGCTGGGTGCTCGCTCGTACTCCTGCAAAGCTCTCCGCAGCACGACGAAATGGCCCGCTTCGCTCGCCAGGTCATGGACTGA